A genomic stretch from Nitrobacter winogradskyi Nb-255 includes:
- a CDS encoding IS630 family transposase (programmed frameshift), which yields MTRAYSSDLRERVIGAVAGGLSATSAAKVFSVSASSAIKWVRQWRLDGRTAPSGLRGHRRAVLEPHAAWLLDLIGAQSDITLEEVRVLLRERGITVSVATVWSFYDRRGISFKKSVYATEQDRPDVAMAREVWKAQQGLLDPARLVFIDETGTSTNMARLRGRCRRGQRLVGKIPHGHWKITTFVAALRHDAITAPFVINEPMNGEIFRVYLQRCLVPTLKPGDIVVMDNLPAHKNDDVRQIIEAAGAQLRYLPPYSPDLNPIEMAFAKLKAHLRKAAERSIPALWNRIGSILDLFSPDQCINFFNHAGYA from the exons ATGACACGGGCCTATTCGTCTGATTTGCGCGAGCGGGTGATTGGTGCGGTTGCGGGCGGGCTTTCGGCAACCTCGGCGGCCAAGGTTTTTTCGGTGAGTGCCAGCAGCGCGATCAAATGGGTCCGTCAGTGGCGGCTTGACGGACGAACGGCGCCGAGCGGCCTTCGCGGTCATCGTCGCGCGGTTCTTGAGCCGCATGCCGCGTGGCTGCTCGACCTGATTGGGGCACAGTCGGATATCACGCTTGAAGAAGTCCGGGTCCTGCTGCGCGAGCGCGGCATTACGGTCAGCGTGGCAACGGTGTGGAGCTTCTACGACCGGCGCGGCATCAGCTTC AAAAAAAGCGTTTACGCGACCGAGCAGGATCGGCCCGACGTGGCGATGGCCCGCGAGGTCTGGAAAGCGCAACAAGGGCTGCTTGATCCAGCCCGCCTCGTCTTCATCGATGAGACCGGCACCTCGACCAACATGGCGCGATTGCGTGGCCGCTGCCGCCGTGGCCAACGCCTGGTCGGCAAGATTCCACACGGTCACTGGAAGATCACCACCTTCGTCGCGGCACTGCGCCACGACGCTATCACCGCTCCCTTTGTCATCAACGAGCCGATGAATGGCGAGATCTTTCGCGTCTACCTGCAACGATGCCTGGTCCCGACCCTGAAGCCAGGCGACATCGTGGTGATGGACAATCTGCCCGCCCACAAGAACGACGATGTTCGACAAATCATCGAGGCCGCTGGCGCGCAGTTGCGCTATCTGCCGCCGTACTCGCCCGACCTCAACCCGATCGAGATGGCGTTCGCAAAGCTCAAGGCCCATCTGCGAAAGGCCGCCGAGCGATCGATCCCCGCACTCTGGAACAGGATCGGTTCTATCCTCGATCTCTTCTCTCCAGACCAATGCATCAACTTCTTCAATCACGCCGGTTATGCGTAA